Proteins co-encoded in one Metabacillus sp. KUDC1714 genomic window:
- a CDS encoding 3-oxoacid CoA-transferase subunit A, with product MTTPPKRSINKVGSIEDAMVHIQDGCTIMFGGFGGIGNPPTVINGILEKGVNDLTLIGNDSGFPDIGIGRLVSQGRANRLIVSHIGSNPVAGQLMMEGKMEVEFSPQGTLAERIRAGGVGLAGILTDIGLDSMVEEGKQKVTVNGREYLLESALTADIAIVYAKKADTFGNLIYETSARNTNPLVAMAGRYTIAEVEEIVEIGELDPERIVTPGIYVDLVVQSSGVDWKWAWE from the coding sequence ATGACAACACCTCCAAAGAGATCAATCAATAAAGTTGGCAGCATTGAAGATGCAATGGTCCATATCCAAGATGGATGTACCATCATGTTCGGCGGATTCGGAGGAATCGGTAATCCTCCAACAGTTATAAATGGAATCCTTGAAAAAGGAGTTAACGATTTAACCTTGATTGGAAATGATAGCGGATTTCCTGACATCGGAATTGGCCGGCTGGTGAGTCAAGGTAGAGCAAATAGACTAATCGTTTCACATATTGGCTCAAATCCAGTCGCAGGTCAATTAATGATGGAGGGGAAAATGGAGGTTGAATTTTCACCACAAGGAACTTTAGCTGAACGGATTCGTGCGGGCGGCGTTGGTCTCGCTGGGATTTTAACAGATATTGGGCTTGATAGTATGGTAGAGGAAGGGAAGCAAAAGGTGACGGTTAACGGCCGGGAGTATTTACTTGAATCAGCACTAACAGCTGATATCGCAATTGTCTACGCGAAAAAGGCCGATACTTTTGGCAATCTAATCTATGAAACGAGCGCCCGTAACACCAACCCATTAGTAGCAATGGCAGGGAGATATACAATTGCCGAGGTCGAAGAAATTGTTGAGATAGGTGAGCTTGATCCAGAAAGGATCGTTACACCAGGGATATATGTGGATCTTGTTGTACAGAGTTCTGGGGTTGATTGGAAGTGGGCGTGGGAATAA
- a CDS encoding 3-oxoacid CoA-transferase subunit B: MSMGHDIRNRIAKRAAKEIKDGMIVNLGIGIPSLVPNHLSHNVYVMFHAENGILGMGKSPDKGEEDPTLCNAGGFPVTIVPGASYFDSATAFGMIRSGYLDITILGGLEVSEKGDLANWIVPGKRVPGIGGAMELAKKAKKVIVVMNHCNKKGEPKILKTCTLPLTAKECVSMIITDMAVIEVTDKGLLLKEVMAPFTAEEVTLKTDAPLMISEEIKTVT, from the coding sequence ATGAGCATGGGTCATGATATAAGAAACCGAATTGCAAAACGAGCAGCAAAGGAAATTAAAGACGGCATGATTGTCAATTTAGGAATTGGGATTCCTTCACTAGTTCCTAATCACCTTTCACATAACGTTTATGTGATGTTCCATGCGGAGAATGGAATACTTGGAATGGGTAAATCACCAGATAAGGGTGAAGAGGATCCAACATTATGTAATGCTGGAGGATTTCCAGTAACAATTGTCCCTGGGGCTTCTTATTTTGACAGTGCTACTGCATTTGGGATGATTCGTTCAGGTTATTTGGATATAACGATACTTGGTGGGCTTGAAGTAAGTGAAAAAGGTGATTTGGCAAATTGGATTGTTCCAGGAAAAAGAGTACCGGGAATTGGTGGGGCGATGGAGCTTGCTAAAAAAGCGAAAAAAGTAATTGTGGTGATGAATCATTGTAATAAAAAAGGTGAACCGAAAATTTTGAAGACCTGTACTTTGCCTTTAACCGCAAAAGAGTGTGTCAGTATGATCATTACAGATATGGCTGTAATTGAAGTAACAGATAAGGGGCTGTTATTAAAAGAAGTTATGGCACCCTTTACAGCAGAAGAAGTCACGCTTAAAACGGACGCACCATTGATGATTTCTGAAGAGATCAAAACTGTTACCTAA
- a CDS encoding peptidase yields the protein MLQTQINQWLTSNREHGVKLLQKLVQADSIQGNEQQAQKVVIKTLHKIGLKVDVWEPDGNELSKHPDFSSSRQEFIGSPNVVGILKGTGEGRSLILNGHIDVVPEGDLEQWEHAPYSGKIIDGKLYGRGATDMKGGNVSLLLALSALRALGIPLKGDVIFQSVIEEESGGLGTLAAILRGYKADAAIIPEPTNMKIFPKQQGSMWFQIQVKGLSAHGGTRYEGVSAIEKAFLVVEHIRELEKRRNERINDPLYSNIPIPIPINIGKIAGGDWPSSVADRVKLEGRMGISPEESMEEAKHEMESWLLTLKELDPWFNEHPVTLDWFGARWVPGAIDIEHVLVEKLTSCYQKVLGFAPIVEASPWGTDGGLLTKVGFTPTIVFGPGVTEKAHFPNEYIEIDKVFEVAEIIALTIVDWCEVG from the coding sequence ATGTTACAAACTCAGATTAATCAATGGCTAACATCTAACCGAGAACATGGTGTCAAGCTCCTACAGAAATTAGTGCAAGCTGATAGTATACAGGGAAATGAACAGCAAGCACAAAAGGTTGTCATTAAAACATTGCATAAAATTGGATTAAAGGTTGATGTCTGGGAGCCTGATGGGAACGAATTAAGCAAACATCCTGATTTTTCCTCGTCTCGGCAGGAGTTTATTGGCAGTCCAAATGTTGTCGGCATTTTAAAAGGAACAGGTGAAGGACGTTCCCTTATATTAAATGGTCATATAGATGTTGTTCCTGAAGGAGACTTAGAACAATGGGAACATGCCCCTTATAGTGGAAAAATCATTGATGGGAAACTATATGGACGTGGTGCCACCGATATGAAAGGTGGCAATGTTTCACTTCTTTTAGCTTTATCTGCGCTTCGTGCCCTTGGAATTCCTTTAAAAGGAGATGTTATTTTTCAAAGTGTGATTGAGGAGGAAAGCGGCGGTTTAGGCACATTGGCTGCAATTTTACGAGGTTATAAGGCAGATGCGGCGATTATTCCCGAACCGACTAATATGAAAATCTTCCCTAAACAACAAGGGTCAATGTGGTTTCAAATTCAAGTGAAAGGCCTTTCAGCTCATGGCGGTACACGCTATGAAGGTGTAAGTGCAATTGAAAAAGCATTTCTTGTTGTAGAACATATTCGCGAGCTAGAAAAACGTAGAAATGAGAGGATTAATGACCCGCTATATAGTAACATTCCAATCCCAATTCCGATCAATATTGGAAAAATTGCGGGCGGAGATTGGCCCTCATCTGTTGCTGATCGTGTGAAGCTAGAAGGGCGAATGGGTATCTCTCCTGAGGAATCGATGGAAGAAGCAAAACATGAGATGGAAAGCTGGCTCTTAACATTAAAAGAACTGGATCCATGGTTTAATGAACATCCCGTTACTCTCGACTGGTTTGGTGCAAGGTGGGTTCCAGGTGCAATTGACATCGAGCATGTATTAGTTGAAAAATTGACATCTTGCTATCAAAAGGTTTTAGGTTTTGCACCAATTGTTGAAGCATCTCCATGGGGGACAGACGGAGGTCTATTAACTAAGGTTGGATTTACTCCAACAATCGTTTTTGGACCGGGTGTAACTGAAAAAGCACATTTTCCAAATGAATATATTGAAATTGACAAAGTGTTTGAAGTTGCAGAGATAATTGCATTAACCATTGTTGATTGGTGTGAAGTAGGATAA
- a CDS encoding T7SS effector LXG polymorphic toxin yields the protein MKVFDAKTLVDSMEARARQYHELHDNLEQLKQKCQDVVNLDENFTGEGATAIKEFYLAQIDVIEAWISLITKRISFFNGIGGTTEARDLAGDTMIHIPFLEDGLPHSANLSEEIVLAQHSTLTSIFKQIDDLIELEVFSKARFEESTDRAEMMRRDTIRALDNLDHELKTEYQTTEADEQYVTTLFRQLQESSRQGVQISPLHFNNEVYKTSEVYQLKKQADLKAKEYLTFKDEQEKFREELRKQKELENQLSNDS from the coding sequence GTGAAAGTTTTTGATGCAAAGACATTAGTAGATTCCATGGAAGCAAGGGCTAGGCAGTACCATGAACTTCATGATAATCTTGAACAATTAAAACAGAAATGTCAGGATGTTGTGAATCTTGATGAAAACTTTACGGGAGAGGGAGCTACTGCCATAAAAGAATTTTATCTAGCACAAATTGACGTTATAGAAGCATGGATTTCTCTTATAACTAAACGAATCTCATTTTTTAATGGAATCGGTGGTACAACCGAGGCTAGGGACTTAGCTGGAGACACAATGATTCATATCCCATTTCTTGAAGATGGACTACCCCATTCTGCTAACCTCTCAGAAGAAATCGTTTTAGCCCAACACTCCACACTAACTTCTATTTTTAAACAAATTGATGACCTGATTGAACTTGAAGTATTTTCAAAAGCCCGTTTTGAAGAGAGTACTGATCGTGCAGAAATGATGCGCAGAGACACGATACGTGCATTGGATAACTTAGATCATGAACTTAAAACAGAATACCAAACAACTGAAGCAGACGAACAATATGTCACAACCTTGTTTCGGCAACTCCAAGAATCATCTCGTCAAGGAGTTCAAATCTCACCACTACACTTTAACAATGAAGTCTACAAGACAAGCGAAGTCTATCAATTAAAAAAACAAGCAGACCTCAAAGCTAAGGAATATCTAACCTTTAAAGACGAGCAAGAAAAATTTAGAGAAGAGCTGAGGAAGCAAAAGGAATTAGAAAATCAGCTATCAAATGATAGTTAA
- a CDS encoding sugar phosphate isomerase/epimerase family protein, with product MNNVIVPLNAFNRNEVLEKGQESFIEEIALAGSYGIEIRRELFPEGYLPLEKIKMEVEKFKLFTVFSAPIELWNSGAQLNEEILRRNFVEARNLGASWVKTSLGHYQTERSNCIELKQFLEELNDENEPIQLLVENDQTMHGGNVERLKAFFESASLYGIPVKMTFDTGNWYYTEQNVHYAVEQLAPYVVYLHLKHVETVKNGLVTLPLPDDKNGEWRQIVNQFPASLTKAIEFPIDPISKTKHYIEMVQNAVERESGEIICKI from the coding sequence ATGAATAATGTAATAGTTCCTTTAAATGCTTTTAATAGAAATGAAGTTTTAGAGAAAGGGCAGGAATCATTTATTGAAGAAATTGCCCTTGCAGGTTCTTATGGCATTGAGATTCGTAGGGAATTGTTTCCTGAAGGATATCTGCCACTTGAAAAAATAAAAATGGAGGTTGAAAAATTCAAGCTATTTACCGTTTTTTCGGCTCCAATAGAATTATGGAATTCAGGTGCACAATTAAATGAAGAAATCCTTCGAAGGAACTTTGTAGAAGCAAGAAATCTTGGAGCATCATGGGTGAAAACCTCTTTAGGTCATTATCAAACTGAAAGATCAAATTGTATTGAATTAAAACAGTTTTTAGAAGAGCTTAATGATGAAAATGAACCCATACAATTACTTGTTGAAAACGACCAAACGATGCATGGCGGAAATGTAGAACGATTAAAGGCTTTCTTTGAAAGCGCTTCGCTTTATGGAATACCTGTAAAAATGACATTTGATACAGGCAACTGGTATTATACCGAACAAAATGTTCATTATGCTGTTGAACAGCTTGCCCCATATGTTGTGTATCTGCATCTCAAACATGTTGAAACGGTTAAGAACGGACTAGTTACTTTGCCACTTCCAGATGACAAAAATGGAGAGTGGAGACAAATCGTCAATCAATTTCCAGCATCCTTGACAAAGGCAATTGAGTTTCCAATTGATCCTATCTCTAAAACAAAACATTATATAGAAATGGTTCAAAATGCAGTAGAAAGAGAAAGTGGGGAAATCATATGCAAAATTTAG
- a CDS encoding sugar kinase yields the protein MQNLDVITFGEAMAMFIADEQGPLHEVNHYTRSLAGAETNVAIGLARLGFGSGWASKVGNDSFGKFIIQRLKEENVNIDHVLVDEHFPTGFQVKSKVVVGDPEVQYFRKGSAASQMGVNDFQEEYFLRANHLHMTGIPLALSNQTREFAKYALEYMKKNNRTVSFDPNLRPSLWNSKAEMVKAINEIAFKTDTFLPGILEGGILTGFSAPQDIASFYLDKGVKLVIIKLGEEGAYYKTLNHEGTIKGYNVENVIDTVGAGDGFAVGVISGLLKNLPIRESVMRGNAIGALAVQSPGDNDGYPSSHQLDQYMKKHLQGVN from the coding sequence ATGCAAAATTTAGATGTTATTACATTTGGTGAAGCTATGGCAATGTTTATCGCAGATGAGCAGGGGCCATTGCATGAAGTGAATCACTATACGCGTAGTCTAGCTGGTGCGGAAACCAATGTCGCAATCGGCTTGGCTAGATTAGGATTCGGCTCAGGGTGGGCTAGCAAGGTTGGCAATGATTCGTTCGGGAAATTTATTATTCAACGACTGAAAGAAGAGAATGTAAATATTGACCATGTTTTAGTGGATGAACACTTTCCGACAGGCTTTCAAGTAAAATCAAAAGTGGTTGTTGGCGATCCTGAGGTTCAATATTTTCGTAAAGGCTCTGCTGCAAGTCAAATGGGAGTAAACGACTTTCAAGAAGAGTATTTCTTAAGAGCGAATCATCTGCATATGACTGGAATTCCCTTAGCCCTATCAAATCAAACGAGAGAATTTGCGAAATACGCTCTTGAGTATATGAAAAAGAACAATCGGACTGTTTCATTTGATCCAAATTTACGTCCATCGCTGTGGAATTCAAAAGCAGAAATGGTGAAAGCGATAAATGAAATTGCGTTTAAAACAGACACTTTTCTTCCGGGTATATTAGAAGGTGGTATATTAACTGGCTTTAGTGCACCTCAGGACATTGCCTCCTTTTATTTGGATAAAGGAGTGAAGTTAGTCATTATCAAGCTTGGTGAGGAAGGGGCTTATTATAAAACCTTAAACCACGAAGGTACAATTAAAGGGTATAATGTTGAGAATGTTATCGATACTGTTGGTGCAGGTGATGGATTTGCTGTTGGGGTTATTAGTGGTTTACTGAAAAATCTCCCAATCCGTGAGTCTGTCATGAGGGGGAATGCGATTGGAGCATTAGCCGTTCAATCTCCTGGAGACAATGATGGCTATCCTTCTAGTCACCAATTAGACCAATATATGAAAAAACATTTACAAGGAGTGAATTAA
- a CDS encoding MFS transporter, with the protein MQKTLAKQRWLRLIPIVFITYSLAYLDRANYGFGAAAGMAQDLQITPAISSLLGSLFFLGYFFFQIPGAHYAENKSAKKLVFWSLILWGGLATATGLVSNVGWLFVIRFTLGVVESAVMPAMLVFLSHWFTKAERSRANTFLILGNPATVLWMSIVSGYLLEAYGWRWMFIIEGLPAVIWAFIWWKIVNDEPKDAKWLSEREKALLHEELEKEQQGLKPVKNYAEAFKSKAVILLCAQYALWSVGVYGFVMWLPSILNAAPNMDIIKTGWLSAVPYILSIVLMLTASHFSDKLQNRKAFVWPFLLIGALAFYGSYLVGTTNFWLSFVLLVIAGGAMYAPYGPFFAIIPEILPRNVAGGAMALINSMGALGSFAGSYVVGYLNGATGGFGASYIFMAGSLFLSAILTILAVNAAKKQIDAKNVKAIA; encoded by the coding sequence ATGCAGAAAACATTAGCAAAACAAAGATGGCTTCGTTTAATTCCGATTGTGTTTATTACTTACAGCTTAGCATACTTAGATCGTGCAAACTATGGTTTTGGTGCGGCTGCAGGTATGGCTCAGGACTTGCAAATCACTCCTGCGATCTCATCCTTATTAGGCTCCTTGTTTTTCCTAGGCTATTTCTTTTTTCAAATTCCAGGAGCACATTATGCGGAAAATAAAAGTGCAAAAAAACTTGTTTTCTGGTCATTGATTTTATGGGGAGGACTTGCGACAGCGACTGGTCTTGTTAGTAATGTTGGTTGGCTATTTGTAATCAGGTTTACGCTTGGGGTTGTAGAAAGCGCTGTTATGCCAGCAATGCTTGTGTTCTTGAGCCATTGGTTTACAAAGGCAGAAAGGTCTCGTGCGAATACATTTTTAATTCTAGGTAATCCAGCAACTGTTTTATGGATGTCGATCGTTTCTGGTTATCTTTTAGAAGCGTATGGCTGGAGATGGATGTTTATTATTGAAGGTTTACCTGCAGTCATTTGGGCGTTCATATGGTGGAAAATTGTCAATGACGAGCCTAAGGATGCAAAATGGCTTTCAGAGCGTGAGAAAGCACTTCTGCATGAAGAACTTGAAAAGGAGCAACAAGGATTAAAACCAGTTAAAAACTATGCTGAAGCGTTCAAGTCTAAAGCCGTTATCTTGCTGTGCGCACAATATGCGTTGTGGAGTGTAGGGGTTTACGGATTCGTTATGTGGCTTCCATCAATTCTAAATGCCGCACCAAACATGGATATTATTAAAACTGGGTGGTTATCTGCGGTTCCTTATATCTTATCAATTGTTTTAATGTTAACTGCCTCACATTTCTCAGACAAATTGCAAAACAGAAAAGCATTTGTTTGGCCATTTTTATTAATTGGAGCACTTGCATTCTATGGCTCTTATCTAGTCGGAACAACCAACTTCTGGTTATCATTCGTCTTGTTAGTAATCGCTGGTGGTGCAATGTATGCTCCATACGGACCGTTCTTTGCGATCATTCCAGAAATTCTTCCTCGTAATGTTGCTGGAGGTGCGATGGCCTTAATTAACAGCATGGGAGCATTAGGATCATTCGCCGGATCCTATGTTGTCGGGTATTTAAATGGTGCAACCGGAGGCTTTGGCGCATCCTATATCTTTATGGCAGGATCATTATTTCTTTCTGCAATTTTAACAATTTTGGCGGTGAATGCTGCAAAAAAGCAGATTGATGCTAAAAATGTTAAAGCGATTGCATAA
- a CDS encoding LacI family DNA-binding transcriptional regulator, which yields MAITMADVAKRAGVSKSTVSQYLNKRYEYMSQETRVKVEAAINDLGYQPNHVARSLKQKRTSMVGIIVANIMHRYSTEVCRSLEDYFNEHEMNAIICNADNDPEKERKYIEMLRAKQVDGLIIFPTGQNVELYKSMLKTGYPVVLMDRKVKGIIAPSVVVNNREATMRAVEHLIEKGHKKIAIVTESLTISTRLERKQGYMDALKENNIPIIEEYMISTEIKSMGSELDNLFSLQDPPTALVAGNDLVFLEVLKFAKASRIKIGEQLGLVVFDNIPFADLVNPSVTTISQPSQEMGLKAAELLLKQINKEEVNPKDTVFSCELFIRESTKTSFE from the coding sequence ATGGCAATTACAATGGCAGATGTTGCTAAAAGGGCAGGAGTTTCAAAAAGCACGGTTTCACAATATTTAAATAAGCGATATGAATATATGAGTCAAGAAACAAGAGTCAAAGTTGAAGCAGCAATCAACGATCTAGGATATCAGCCTAACCATGTTGCAAGAAGCTTAAAGCAAAAACGCACGTCAATGGTAGGCATTATTGTCGCAAATATCATGCATCGTTATTCAACAGAAGTGTGCCGGTCATTAGAGGATTATTTTAATGAACATGAGATGAACGCGATTATTTGTAATGCCGATAATGACCCAGAAAAGGAACGTAAATACATTGAAATGCTTCGTGCAAAACAAGTGGATGGGTTGATCATTTTTCCAACCGGCCAAAACGTGGAGCTATACAAAAGTATGCTGAAGACTGGTTACCCAGTTGTCCTTATGGACCGCAAAGTAAAGGGGATTATTGCTCCATCAGTTGTCGTAAACAATCGGGAAGCTACGATGCGTGCAGTAGAGCATTTAATTGAAAAGGGTCATAAGAAAATCGCAATTGTAACTGAGTCACTAACGATTTCAACTAGACTCGAACGGAAACAAGGGTATATGGATGCGCTGAAGGAAAATAATATACCTATTATAGAAGAATATATGATTAGCACTGAGATAAAGTCTATGGGATCAGAACTTGATAACCTTTTTTCATTACAAGACCCACCGACTGCTTTGGTTGCTGGAAATGACCTAGTCTTTTTGGAAGTGTTGAAATTTGCTAAAGCAAGCAGGATCAAAATTGGTGAGCAGCTTGGTTTAGTCGTTTTCGATAATATTCCATTTGCTGACCTCGTCAATCCATCAGTAACAACGATAAGCCAGCCTTCACAGGAAATGGGACTGAAGGCAGCAGAACTGCTATTAAAACAAATTAACAAAGAAGAAGTAAATCCAAAAGATACAGTGTTTTCTTGTGAACTTTTCATTAGGGAATCTACGAAAACATCGTTCGAATAG
- a CDS encoding cache domain-containing sensor histidine kinase: MRIRSRINYYFNKYILESIKRKLMGTLLLVMMVPLLIFMLISTHISRGAVESSEISSNLSRMELSSSYIEEQINWYDEFLFSALVDEKLVPSITTVDNLSTLNKFNTQSYIKDKLFGLYNGSNDILSVSLVSYEDHLLYKVEKNDFYISNNLESPKKQDNKDAVFDVDLAKNSFSFTRNIYRFEDQKLVGEIEIQVMFSFMNHIAENLQSNEGEYVLILDSQGNPLYNPGHLSLKKFTREIGEQLTTSHGEKYIIKDKDYYFIQHMMNDQIHLLKVVPKEVMMIGAVYIGQSGVVILVISILLTILLSIIVSNQVAKPIVALSKTMEHVEENNFSVNIVANRSDEIGLLYRKYKDMIERIKDLIEMDYKREMENRDAQFLALQAQINPHFLYNTLQVIGGMALKKNAKEIYDMTQRLALMFRYITNKRGDLVFIREEVSHLKNYLYIQKVRFGESISIQLFVDEAVNQVSIPLLSLQPIIENSFKHGFESKIERGTIKIDIQKVFDDIEIVIEDNGVGMSKHTLDEVNRKLALDVDTQNRSIGLKNVDARMKLYFGKEYGIELYSKESEYTKVILTIPFKNLME; encoded by the coding sequence ATGAGAATACGAAGCAGAATTAACTATTATTTTAATAAATACATTCTCGAGAGCATTAAGCGTAAGTTAATGGGAACCCTGCTTCTTGTTATGATGGTTCCTCTTTTAATTTTTATGCTGATTTCAACCCATATTTCTAGAGGAGCAGTTGAATCATCGGAAATCAGTTCGAATCTCTCAAGAATGGAGCTTTCTAGCAGCTACATAGAAGAACAAATAAACTGGTACGATGAATTTTTGTTTTCAGCTCTTGTAGATGAGAAATTAGTACCAAGTATTACGACTGTTGATAACCTTAGCACTTTGAATAAATTTAATACTCAGTCTTATATTAAAGATAAACTATTCGGACTATATAATGGAAGTAATGATATTTTATCAGTATCACTAGTGTCCTATGAAGATCATTTATTATACAAAGTTGAAAAGAACGATTTTTATATAAGCAATAACTTGGAATCTCCGAAAAAGCAGGATAATAAAGATGCTGTTTTTGATGTCGATCTTGCAAAAAACAGTTTTTCTTTTACACGTAATATTTATCGTTTTGAAGATCAAAAGCTTGTAGGGGAAATTGAAATTCAAGTGATGTTTTCATTTATGAACCATATTGCAGAAAACCTGCAGAGTAATGAAGGTGAATACGTATTAATCCTTGATTCTCAGGGGAATCCTCTTTACAATCCAGGTCATCTCAGTTTAAAGAAGTTTACCAGAGAAATTGGCGAGCAATTAACTACTTCACATGGAGAAAAATATATAATAAAAGACAAGGATTATTATTTTATCCAACACATGATGAATGATCAGATTCATTTATTAAAAGTGGTGCCGAAAGAAGTGATGATGATAGGGGCCGTTTATATTGGTCAATCAGGGGTTGTTATACTTGTTATTTCTATTTTATTAACGATTCTTTTATCAATTATTGTTTCAAATCAAGTCGCAAAACCCATAGTAGCCCTTTCTAAAACAATGGAGCATGTTGAAGAAAATAACTTTAGTGTGAATATTGTAGCAAATCGTTCAGATGAGATTGGTCTCCTATATAGAAAATATAAAGATATGATCGAACGTATCAAAGACTTGATTGAAATGGATTATAAGCGTGAAATGGAAAACCGAGATGCACAGTTTCTCGCTCTGCAAGCCCAAATTAATCCACATTTTCTATACAACACACTTCAAGTTATCGGGGGGATGGCATTAAAAAAAAATGCAAAGGAAATCTATGATATGACACAGCGACTTGCATTAATGTTTCGCTATATTACAAATAAACGAGGCGACCTAGTATTTATTCGTGAAGAAGTAAGCCATTTGAAAAATTATCTCTATATTCAAAAGGTAAGATTCGGTGAGAGTATATCAATCCAACTTTTTGTGGATGAAGCTGTTAATCAAGTAAGCATACCACTTTTATCTCTCCAGCCTATTATTGAAAACTCATTTAAACACGGCTTTGAGTCTAAAATTGAAAGAGGAACGATTAAAATTGATATTCAAAAGGTATTTGATGATATTGAAATTGTGATAGAAGATAACGGTGTTGGCATGTCAAAGCATACATTAGATGAAGTAAATAGAAAACTGGCATTAGATGTTGATACACAAAATAGAAGTATCGGATTGAAGAATGTAGATGCTAGAATGAAGCTTTATTTTGGAAAGGAATATGGAATAGAACTTTACAGTAAGGAATCAGAATATACAAAAGTAATTTTAACAATCCCTTTCAAAAATCTAATGGAGTAA
- a CDS encoding response regulator transcription factor, which yields MSTLLIVDDEIWTRETVKAVIDLKSLKIEHIIEATNGEEAIEIMKTIRPDFVITDMKMPGIDGIRLLEVLEKEYPDLPVIVLSGYQDFVYTRQAIKSRVIEYLPKPVDETELNNALMKALFEKGKMEQQKMGYQLFAVTRPEIEELIEPFRHTITFSLKELNVSQFSNSIHQFLKGLDDELKQDTAFIFHLHQEFLLLLEEVMKVQKLSLEDLGLDRNQLSYQQNRTIEDELKTQLIIGEHVILKIVEISKQKTKINLDDIKQYIDDYFTSSNMSLEIIAKKYFVSKEYLTTAFKKRYGCNVTEYIISSRMEKAKELITTTTLQYKTIAEMIGYEDVSYFYRVFKKYYGTSPGGIRKS from the coding sequence ATGAGTACTTTATTAATAGTCGATGATGAAATCTGGACTAGAGAAACAGTCAAAGCGGTAATTGATCTAAAGTCATTAAAAATTGAACATATAATTGAGGCAACAAATGGAGAAGAAGCAATTGAGATAATGAAGACAATACGGCCAGATTTTGTGATAACAGATATGAAAATGCCAGGTATCGATGGTATCAGGTTACTTGAAGTGCTAGAAAAAGAATATCCGGATCTTCCGGTTATTGTATTGAGTGGTTATCAGGATTTTGTATATACGAGACAAGCCATTAAGTCACGAGTAATTGAATATTTACCAAAACCAGTGGATGAAACTGAGCTCAATAATGCCCTGATGAAAGCTTTATTTGAAAAGGGAAAAATGGAGCAGCAGAAAATGGGGTATCAATTATTTGCAGTGACACGTCCTGAAATAGAAGAATTGATTGAGCCTTTTCGTCATACAATTACTTTTTCTTTAAAGGAATTAAATGTCTCTCAGTTTTCTAATAGTATTCATCAATTTCTTAAGGGATTAGATGATGAATTAAAGCAGGATACAGCGTTTATTTTTCATTTGCATCAAGAGTTTCTATTACTTCTAGAAGAAGTAATGAAAGTCCAAAAGCTAAGTTTAGAAGATTTAGGATTAGACCGGAATCAATTAAGCTACCAGCAAAATCGAACAATTGAAGATGAACTGAAGACTCAACTTATCATTGGTGAACATGTCATTTTAAAAATAGTAGAGATCAGTAAACAAAAAACAAAAATAAATTTGGACGATATTAAACAATATATTGATGATTATTTTACCTCGTCCAATATGTCGCTTGAAATTATTGCAAAGAAGTATTTTGTTAGTAAGGAATATTTAACAACTGCTTTTAAAAAAAGGTATGGATGTAATGTTACAGAGTATATTATCTCTTCACGGATGGAAAAAGCTAAAGAACTCATAACGACAACAACGCTTCAATATAAAACAATTGCTGAAATGATTGGCTATGAAGACGTTTCTTATTTTTATCGTGTATTTAAAAAGTACTATGGTACGTCTCCAGGAGGAATTCGGAAAAGTTAA